cagcagcagcaccaccacctctaccaccaccaccaccaccaccaacacctccACTAAAACGCTCCCAAATCTAACCATCTATAGATCAGGTGATTCTACAACACTTGATGGTGAAATAACAGTAAAATGTTGGACAAATCGTAACTAAATGGGTGAAAACAAAGGTGGAGCTGAGAGGAAACTAGAGTGAGAGGAGCTGTTGTGAGGAAGaactgaggaagaagaaggcagcGACGCGCGCGGTCGATTTTATGCGGGCAATCGTGGGCTGGAGAAACCCGAAGCACCCGTGTCGGGGTCGAGGACGCCGATTCCTCCCCCTCGGGATACTGCGACATGACAAGTCTGCCGCTGGCAGGCCGGCCGGCTGACAGCCCTTTCCTCGGGATTCCGTCGCCCGATTAAAGCAATTCGGGTTCCGTGACTCCGACTCGGCGTGGCAGGGCTAGATTCGCCTCGTTTCGGGGTCGTCTGCCCCGATTTTTCAATTTCAGGTTCCACGAATCCGACGGTGTATTATTCGTGTAAAAGGTTAAAAACGAGTATTATTTCTAGAATTAATTAAAAAAagagtattattttaaaaaaatcgctGCTTCCTCCACTGAAAGAACATATTTCTGATTGTCAAAAGTAATCAGTTAAAAATTTCGCATGTACATTTCAGCAATCTATGTGCGTTCGTATAGTTTCGGGAAAAACAAATATTTTGGTCTATGTGAAAAGACAAAACATCTCTAAAAAAAGActcttatttttagcaccaattTTTGTCTATTTCATAGCCCAAACGACAAGTCGATTttaatggaaaaactttctacgcacGCAGCTTGTGAAGATACgcgtggattttttttttgaaacttttcaatatttaaaaatatatataaaaatttatttcaaaataagGGAGCATATGTACCCAAGAGCTAAAACATCAGTCTCTGCATTCACAGATACCAAGGGTTAAAAAAGTGCATGGACAACGAGACACACTAGAAATAGCTAAATTTTGGACTTTAAGTTGGCTTAATTGTTTAATTATGATCCCCTGCCTCCATTGCTCCAGATTTATTGAAGCTAAGTCGCAAGAAAAAAATCACCGTGGCCAGTAGCTTTGCATGGCGGTTGCTGTTGTGGATATGCTAAATGGATGTATGCACAATAAAGTCGAATACCGACAAATCCGGATGACCCACGGATGGCGGTTGAGCCTATGGCCTAATTGGATGGCTTAGTTGTTGAATTGATCAAAATAGAGAGTTCAAGTTCGAGAGGGCTCTAGCCGGATCAGTACCGACATGGGTTAGCCGGATTCTTACTTGTACAACAAGATGTACCTAGTTTAGGATAGTGCTGACCTAGACTACTCCGTGTAAACCATGGACCCTGGTGCCTTTATAAGCTGAATCCTAGGTGCCCTTGAGGTAGAAccaatcatcttattgtaatcatgcacttgtttgctcttatagtgaattatagcagCCGGTATGGTCTCGCCGCTGTTGCAAGATCCGAAGCTGGATAACTCGTGTATCACCGTCCAGGTAGCTCCTGCCTTAGGCACACCTCTCTCTCCACACCATGGGATACTTTCTATGGTGTACTCGTCGATCACAAAACGACAGTTGCTAGATCAAAGGTCTCCATCGCATATGTTAAGACGATCAGCCTCGTTAGTGCTCGCTTCCTTATGGCTTCATCTGCAACACATTGGACTTACAAGCGAGTCTGAcaccatcagatggaagggatgctCAAGTGGGCTATATTCAGCCCCCTTGGCATGTTTATGAGATCAACTTTTTTAAACGGACAAAATAACAAGTTTTCCCCGCCTTTTTGTCAAAAAAAGGCCTTGCTAAACTGCCATGGCGTGGCGAGGTGTAGACCAAACAGGTCTTGATCATTTTCGTCAACAATTATACTAGCTGCTGACTTGCTGTGCGAAATTGACCGAGTACGCTGGAATCGCCTGGTGACAAACAAAAAATGTACACACGGCTGAAGTTTGTGAGTGGAGCAGATTTCCTCATACTAGTCAGCAAAGTCAAATATTTCAGTTGGATTACTTGTCCAAGTCGGAAAAATCTACACGGTTCTAAACCACACAATTTGTTCTTCGGAGGATCGTTCCAACGGAAGAGTCTCTGCTATACTAATCGTCACGTGTAGGTGTAGGGGTCTTTATATACCTCCTTTTCTATCATATAGTCGAAATCACCAAGGAAGCAAGAAGAACACAAACACGCAAGCGCGCTACCTGCAAAGTAGAGACATTGAGTTTTGCTAGTTTCTACTCGATAGACGTACAGGAAcgatggccggaggtggaggagacgATGTGAAGCTGCTGAGCTTTTGGGCGAGCCCGCCGGCCCTGCGAGTGCGCCTGGCGCTCAGCATCAAGGGCGTGAACCACGAGTACGTGGAGGAGGACCTCCGGAACAAGAGCGAGCTGCTCCTCCAGTCCAACCCCGTCCACAAGAAGGTCCCGGTGCTGATCCACGGCGGCAAGCCCGTCTGCGAGTCGCTGGTCATCGTCCAGTACATCGACGAGGCTTTCAGCGGCCCTGATCTCCTCCCGGCCGACCCCTACGAGCGCTCCGTGGCTCGGTTCTGGGCCGCCTTCGTCGACGACAAGGTACGTACATGCGTTCCGTTGTGTTCGTGTCCTTTGAGTTTTGGGACGACGACGATGGTCTGACCGGCACGGAAATATTTGTGGTGTGTGTGTAGTTCGCGAAGGCGATGTACCAGGCGTCATGGGGCAAGATGGacgaggagaaggtggaggggaagaAGCAGGTGTTGGAGGCGGTGGAGACCCTGGAGGGAGCCCTGAGGGAGTGCTCCAAGGGGAAGAGCTTCTTCGGCGGCGACAGCCCCGGGTACGTGGACGTGGTGCTCGGCGGCATGCTCGCGTGGGTGCGTGCCGGGGAGGTGATGCTAAAAAATGGAAAACTTAtcagaaaattaagaaaaaaatcatgcacgtacctgatCATGGCACGCACCAACGTGTAAAATGTCGTTGcaaaatgtcatcgtatgcgccctggacaaaaatgacaaatttctgacaagaaatgagatccaaaaatttgaatctcagatctagaaatttgtcatttttgccaagacgcatacgatgacattcGCAGCAAAatttcacaaggtggtgcgtgccatggtcaggtacgtgcatgatttttttcgaaattttttgaaaagttttgaaaaacaaaatttgctccccaaaaatccgggagcaaatgctcccgggagccaagacgaatttcCGCTACAAAAGTCTTAAATAAGTTGGTATTTCCGTTCACGTAATCACACTTATACATGCGTTGTTGTGCATTGATAGAGGAAACTCTAAACATGCCCTTGATTTTTCAataaaagagaatatattaatagcaCAAAAATAATAATTACACTTAGACTCTGCACCAACATGATATTTAAAGATATGAAGGGTGCACACAACCAAGAAAAAAGTaagaaagagagaaaagaaaacaaaagcccCGTTGTAGTGTCGAACCACGGCAATAGTAGCACCCTAACCGCCACTGAAGACAACACCCAGAACATAAACGAGATTCTCCAAAACCAATGCCTCCAAGAATAAAACAATGCACGAGCGTTATCGTCGCCCGATCGAAGATCTTGGGTTTCACCCTCGAGAAAATCCGTGTTTCCAAAACAATGCCTTTCGCAAGGCGATTGCCAGGTACAACCATTGAATGCTAGATATTGGGTTTTCATCCTGAAAATCATAGCTCGGTACTCGAGGAGCACCACCAAGAATACAGTCCACTTGTGTTGTCACCCCCGCTTGCCAAGGCTGCTGATGCAAGTTGCCAAATATCGGACACAGAGGGAGAACATGTGTCGCATTGTCTTCATCGCAACCCGTACCCTCTCCACCATTACCAGCCTCCGATCGCAGCCACCATGAGTTGCCCGAATAATTGATAAATTTtcgaaattcaatttttttttgaaaattaatGATAATAgaattaataataataataataatgtatttaagatctccatcatcaataCATATGTAAGCAGCCCAAAGGTTTATAGTGGTGATTATTCTTCGCATGCGATCAGCAAGGAGCAAATTTAGCAAAAGTGAATGCCAAAAAGTCCAAGACATAatcatgacgaggaagaagattcTCAAGATGAAGATAAGAATGAAAGGCCATGTTTATAACAGGCCAAAGAAACGTGGAGCCTGCACAATTATTTCCTCCAACATACTCACATGAAGCTATAAAGAGGGGCTACAAAGGCTATGAAGCCTAGAAAAACCTACAATATAGAGGCATGATTTGCAAGAAGAAAGGAGAAGCAATAATAGAAGAGAAGGCCCCAGAATGCTGCTCTCTCTCTCGTCTATAAAACGGGACtccaatcaatgaagaaggacacCAAGAAATCAGCAACTATAGCACACCAGCATTCGCAAAGAGCAGAGAGTTAGGCTAGCAACGCTCCGTGCAGTAGTACTAGTATAACCACCCTTCCTGTAATAAAGAGCTGCAATATCCAAGGCATTTGTAATATTGCAAAGGTAGGAAAGGTGATTTCCCTTCTTGTGTAAACCCGTCGGGAGTTCCCGAAAGGGAAACCCGTATGTAAATTATATCGTGGAAATGAAGTAGTTGTGTGTTTTCCCTTGATCTTTTTATATGTTTATATGGGTTGTTTTTTTATGCTAGGGATCCTATAGGAGAAACCTCTACATGTAGTTCTCTGTTAAGCCTTGTGTGTGGCGTTACAATGAGAACTGAAGTAGTAGAGAAGTGTTAAAAAAATACCAACCCATGTAAACATGATAAAAAGATCAAGGGAAAATACATAACTACTGCATTTCCACAATATAATTTACATACGGGTTTTCCTTTCGGGAACTCCCGACAGTTACACAGAGGAAATCACCTTCCTACCTTTGCAATATTACAACGCCATGGATATTGCAGCTCTTTATTACAGGAATGGTGGTTGTACTACTACTACTGCAGGGAGTGTTGCTAGCCTAACTCTCTGCTCTTTGCAAATGCTGGTGTGCTCTGGTTGTTGAT
This genomic stretch from Lolium rigidum isolate FL_2022 unplaced genomic scaffold, APGP_CSIRO_Lrig_0.1 contig_11182_1, whole genome shotgun sequence harbors:
- the LOC124680264 gene encoding probable glutathione S-transferase GSTU6 (The sequence of the model RefSeq protein was modified relative to this genomic sequence to represent the inferred CDS: added 191 bases not found in genome assembly) codes for the protein MAGGGGDDVKLLSFWASPPALRVRLALSIKGVNHEYVEEDLRNKSELLLQSNPVHKKVPVLIHGGKPVCESLVIVQYIDEAFSGPDLLPADPYERSVARFWAAFVDDKFAKAMYQASWGKMDEEKVEGKKQVLEAVETLEGALRECSKGKSFFGGDSPGYVDVVLGGMLAWVRAGEVMLGVKTFDPATTPLLAAWADSFGALDAVEAVMPDVGRLVDLAVKMQSAAAAEAAPAAN